A genomic segment from Eulemur rufifrons isolate Redbay chromosome 19, OSU_ERuf_1, whole genome shotgun sequence encodes:
- the LOC138399899 gene encoding protein tyrosine phosphatase type IVA 1-like produces MNRPAPVEVTYKNMRFLITHNPTNVTLNKFIEDWPFADGAPPSNQIVDDWLSLVKIKFCEEPGCCIAVHCVAGLGRAPVLVALALIEGEMKYEDAVQFIRQKRRGAFNSKQLLYLEKYHPKMQLHFKDSNGHRNNCCIQ; encoded by the exons ATGAATCGCCCAGCTCCTGTGGAAGTCACATACAAGAACATGAGATTTCTTATTACACACAATCCAACCAATGTGACCTTAAACAAATTTATAGAGG ACTGGCCTTTTGCTGATGGTGCACCACCATCTAACCAGATTGTTGATGACTGGTTAAGTCTTGTAAAAATCAAGTTTTGTGAAGAACCTGGTTGTTGTATTGCTGTTCATTGTGTTGCAGGCCTTGGGAGAGCTCCAGTGCTTGTTGCTCTTGCATTAATCGAAGGTGAAATGAAATACGAAGATGCAGTACAGTTCATAAGACAAAAGCGGCGTGGAGCTTTTAACAGCAAGCAACTTTTGTATTTGGAGAAGTATCATCCTAAGATGCAGCTGCATTTCAAAGACTCCAATGGTCATAGAAACAACTGTTGCATTCAATAA